In a single window of the Dinghuibacter silviterrae genome:
- a CDS encoding RagB/SusD family nutrient uptake outer membrane protein, producing MNKIIIVAGCLAIACLTSCKKYIDKGPIDSTYGSEFWTSQSAVEQAAISMYGQFRICLRSSNAFFTNGDFVVGIFSSQAWNYTPLSPANGSDFFTATADYLGDLTNWSRYYTLIAQCNLILQQVPQMPLSDFTGSDTSVRNAYIGEALFMRSLAYFFMVRNWGDPVYVTRTYDQVDYGNIPPVARTSETIALDSCLADLQTAARYLAFKGGDPTQTLRANRGTVYALMAHIYAWMHDYSHAHLACQQVIQNGGYSLEPGATYTNLWKGEASLENIMEIAMTYNANDPQFLPSAAANLAQGYANTYSAWTEAQFSFFSIFLKDSLDNQLTNTAWVADPVQIDTLFAVDANGNSSDMRFNTVLKYVNATNGDPAGYLLLKYANFAYQNPGIQQNAYISNNLALFRLADIILLDAEAQAMTGNGPAAVAEINQIRARASASNYTGPTDPTTLVDAILSERARELIGEGQTFYDMIRTDTVLHVLEEGLNYPPARVTQKGYYWPLDLGSLFALDPLLTQNPYWSSNK from the coding sequence ATGAACAAAATCATTATAGTTGCAGGGTGCCTGGCGATCGCCTGTCTCACCTCCTGCAAAAAATACATTGACAAGGGCCCCATCGATTCCACCTACGGGTCCGAATTCTGGACGTCCCAGTCCGCGGTGGAGCAGGCGGCCATCAGCATGTATGGACAGTTCAGGATCTGTCTCCGGTCCAGCAACGCCTTTTTTACAAACGGGGATTTTGTGGTGGGGATCTTTTCTTCCCAGGCCTGGAACTATACGCCGTTGTCACCGGCCAACGGGTCTGATTTTTTTACGGCGACCGCCGACTATCTGGGTGACCTCACCAACTGGAGCCGCTATTATACGCTCATCGCCCAGTGCAACCTGATCCTGCAGCAGGTGCCGCAAATGCCGTTGTCGGATTTTACGGGCAGCGATACTTCGGTGCGCAACGCCTACATAGGCGAGGCTTTGTTTATGCGTTCCCTGGCCTACTTTTTTATGGTCAGGAATTGGGGCGACCCTGTGTATGTCACGAGGACATACGACCAGGTGGACTATGGGAACATCCCGCCCGTGGCCAGGACGAGCGAAACGATTGCGCTCGACAGTTGTCTTGCCGATCTGCAGACCGCGGCCCGTTACCTGGCCTTCAAGGGTGGGGATCCAACCCAGACGCTGCGGGCCAACCGGGGAACGGTCTATGCACTGATGGCGCACATCTACGCCTGGATGCACGACTATTCCCACGCACACCTGGCGTGTCAGCAGGTCATACAAAACGGTGGATACAGCCTGGAGCCGGGGGCAACCTATACCAACCTGTGGAAGGGAGAAGCATCGCTGGAAAACATCATGGAAATCGCCATGACCTACAATGCGAACGATCCCCAGTTCCTGCCTTCGGCGGCGGCCAACCTTGCCCAGGGATATGCCAATACCTATAGCGCCTGGACGGAAGCCCAGTTTAGTTTCTTCTCGATCTTCCTAAAGGATTCGCTGGACAACCAGCTCACCAACACGGCCTGGGTGGCGGACCCGGTTCAGATCGATACGCTTTTTGCCGTGGATGCGAACGGGAACTCATCCGACATGCGGTTTAACACGGTCCTCAAATATGTCAACGCCACCAACGGCGACCCCGCAGGGTATCTCTTGTTGAAGTATGCCAACTTTGCCTACCAGAACCCCGGCATCCAGCAAAACGCCTACATCAGCAACAACCTCGCGCTTTTCCGCCTGGCGGACATCATCCTTTTGGACGCGGAAGCGCAGGCCATGACCGGCAACGGGCCGGCGGCGGTGGCGGAGATCAACCAGATCCGCGCGCGGGCAAGTGCCAGCAATTATACGGGTCCTACCGATCCCACGACGCTGGTGGATGCGATCCTCAGTGAACGCGCCCGCGAGTTGATCGGCGAAGGCCAGACCTTCTACGACATGATCCGCACGGACACGGTGCTGCATGTCCTGGAAGAAGGGCTGAACTATCCCCCGGCCAGGGTCACGCAAAAAGGATACTACTGGCCCCTCGACCTGGGGTCTCTTTTCGCCCTGGACCCATTACTGACACAGAATCCTTATTGGTCCAGCAACAAATAA
- a CDS encoding fasciclin domain-containing protein: MKKNICLLFFVPLVILSCRKQNYITGGQVSNPKVNMTTYDYLKGNSMHLFDTLILLIDAAGLKDTINQNGITFFAPTDYAIDNYFLARTLKAQNVNPFAKYTLDTMLQYDLAKVKDSLLMYIVHQPLPFSVLTNSGTVYHSALPGDSVIVSFEYTQNPNLGYSTFVSSEPQVEYFSQLWGTPPLPINAPDLPTNVGVHTLCQTSGIQTTTGMLNVLENGHTLFFYGTNQ; encoded by the coding sequence ATGAAAAAGAATATTTGCCTTTTGTTTTTTGTACCGCTGGTGATCCTTTCCTGCAGGAAACAGAATTATATCACCGGGGGACAGGTCTCCAACCCCAAGGTCAACATGACGACGTATGACTACCTCAAGGGGAACTCGATGCACCTGTTCGATACGCTGATCCTCTTGATCGACGCAGCGGGTTTGAAGGACACGATCAACCAAAACGGGATTACCTTTTTCGCCCCCACCGACTATGCCATCGATAACTATTTCCTGGCCAGAACGCTCAAGGCGCAAAACGTCAATCCTTTTGCAAAATATACCCTGGACACGATGCTCCAATACGACCTGGCCAAGGTGAAGGACTCCCTGCTGATGTACATCGTACACCAGCCCTTGCCCTTTAGTGTCCTGACGAACAGCGGCACCGTCTATCATTCCGCGCTGCCGGGGGATTCGGTGATCGTGTCGTTTGAATATACCCAAAACCCCAACCTGGGCTACTCCACCTTCGTGTCCAGCGAGCCCCAGGTGGAATATTTCAGCCAACTGTGGGGAACACCCCCGCTGCCCATCAATGCACCGGACCTGCCGACCAACGTAGGGGTGCATACGCTTTGCCAGACATCGGGGATACAAACCACGACAGGGATGCTGAACGTCCTGGAAAACGGACATACCCTGTTTTTTTATGGAACCAATCAATAG
- a CDS encoding DUF5007 domain-containing protein: MKRSLCLLAALLAALASCTKYEKGFLSPNIQYLQSDYTISKGRVYTSDAVNPDGSSQPLTVTLVHVYDSAGNNVDSIFFKKYPVTTWTSAYNATTDTTLSDIKAKQQVQQLPPISLNSGSGVIDANFATIYLPAGTYSLDERISNVVGSEMFHNFVKITLVDAPAYQSVPDLGTTYDKLFKVGNESVTRLAATPVITINYLADTPNLIILKMVDQNGVPFDPKTGEIVKRPNSGVNPTPPYLQCFENYTNSYTYTDTAMLFNYALTPFPFASLGNGFNLYYRIPTQYFSAAGQPDGMWSANPRLPFRLWVPGVYSITMRFPDLTHK; the protein is encoded by the coding sequence ATGAAACGCTCCTTATGCCTGCTCGCCGCCCTGCTGGCGGCGCTTGCATCCTGTACGAAATACGAGAAGGGCTTTTTGAGCCCCAACATACAATACCTTCAAAGCGACTATACCATTTCAAAGGGGAGGGTGTACACATCCGATGCCGTCAACCCGGATGGCTCCTCCCAGCCGCTGACGGTTACCCTGGTGCACGTCTATGACTCGGCGGGGAACAACGTGGACAGCATCTTTTTTAAAAAGTACCCGGTCACCACCTGGACCAGCGCGTATAATGCCACGACGGACACTACCCTCAGCGACATAAAGGCGAAGCAGCAGGTGCAGCAATTGCCGCCCATCAGCCTGAATTCGGGGAGCGGGGTGATCGATGCCAACTTTGCGACGATTTATCTGCCTGCCGGTACTTATTCCCTGGACGAGCGGATTTCCAATGTCGTCGGCAGCGAGATGTTCCACAACTTTGTAAAGATCACCCTCGTGGATGCGCCCGCGTACCAGTCCGTGCCGGACCTGGGGACCACCTACGACAAGCTGTTCAAGGTGGGGAATGAATCCGTGACCCGCCTGGCGGCCACGCCGGTCATCACCATCAACTACCTCGCCGATACCCCCAACCTGATCATATTAAAAATGGTGGACCAAAACGGCGTGCCCTTCGATCCGAAAACCGGTGAGATCGTCAAACGGCCCAACAGCGGGGTCAATCCCACGCCGCCTTATTTGCAGTGTTTCGAAAACTATACGAACAGTTATACCTATACGGATACGGCGATGTTGTTCAACTACGCCCTGACCCCGTTCCCTTTTGCTTCGCTGGGGAATGGGTTTAACCTGTATTACCGGATTCCCACCCAGTATTTCTCTGCCGCGGGTCAGCCGGACGGGATGTGGAGTGCGAATCCGAGGTTGCCGTTCCGGCTTTGGGTGCCGGGGGTGTATTCGATCACGATGCGATTTCCAGACTTAACGCACAAATGA
- a CDS encoding RICIN domain-containing protein, with protein sequence MKSSIVAGLALLLLASCAKHARTVLSSADTEGMVQTPYGLVPASRVHAVDNHTVAKMVDGRLSLVDMNTGRTVGDLGVPTAADRAARDPYAFARTLRGEVTVPTVTTFGTNPTFGTTGASGRDEGSYYTSASLSGIQSLSTNWLVPNFPLDTVNPVTIFYWNALDGGALQPVLQYDQGYGNAYTLANWYFTEGQYFHGTFIPVTPGTSLQGVITFVSNPNDTTWNYKESFTGYPAGDVNITRTTEATDPALCLEAYTQNLAQWPNQPFMQFTSIDVTMRSGPAPDSLHWTPGGGSVPVTPSLLNSVVVNSSATNGEVDMYFGDGTGITPDSSFHIVSGVNGTSVLDITAGGTSPGTKVELWSPNSPVSSNQVWRAVALPGGYYEFQAGNDTAMALTDSAGGTGNGTQIVIEPYTGSTAQKWKVTPVGGGYNTLSPASAPSSNLDVYAHDTGNGTKIEIWSANGGTNQQFRFVLE encoded by the coding sequence ATGAAATCATCAATCGTCGCAGGGCTCGCCCTGCTGCTGTTGGCATCCTGTGCCAAACACGCCCGTACCGTGTTGTCCTCCGCCGACACAGAGGGCATGGTCCAAACCCCCTATGGCCTGGTGCCCGCCTCCAGGGTTCACGCAGTGGACAACCATACCGTCGCCAAAATGGTGGACGGCCGCCTCTCCCTGGTCGATATGAATACCGGCCGGACCGTCGGGGACCTGGGCGTGCCCACGGCGGCCGACCGGGCCGCCAGGGACCCATACGCTTTTGCCCGTACGCTGAGAGGGGAAGTCACCGTTCCCACAGTGACCACCTTTGGAACCAATCCGACGTTTGGGACGACCGGCGCATCGGGTAGGGACGAAGGCTCCTATTATACATCCGCCAGCCTGTCCGGTATCCAGTCTTTGTCGACCAACTGGCTGGTGCCCAATTTTCCGCTGGACACGGTCAACCCGGTTACCATCTTTTATTGGAACGCGCTGGACGGGGGCGCCTTGCAACCGGTGTTGCAGTATGACCAGGGGTACGGCAACGCCTATACGCTTGCCAACTGGTATTTTACGGAAGGCCAGTATTTCCATGGAACCTTTATCCCGGTCACGCCGGGTACGTCCTTGCAAGGGGTCATTACGTTTGTCTCCAACCCCAACGACACGACCTGGAATTATAAAGAGAGCTTTACGGGGTATCCTGCGGGGGACGTGAACATCACGCGTACAACGGAGGCCACGGACCCGGCCCTTTGCCTGGAGGCCTATACCCAGAACCTGGCCCAATGGCCGAACCAGCCGTTTATGCAGTTTACCAGCATCGACGTCACCATGCGGAGCGGACCGGCCCCGGACAGCCTGCATTGGACCCCCGGGGGCGGAAGCGTGCCGGTGACACCGTCCTTACTCAACTCGGTGGTGGTGAACAGCAGCGCGACCAACGGTGAAGTGGACATGTATTTTGGGGACGGAACGGGGATCACGCCGGACTCCAGCTTCCACATCGTCTCGGGCGTCAATGGGACCAGCGTGCTGGACATCACGGCAGGCGGTACTTCCCCCGGCACCAAGGTGGAGTTGTGGAGCCCCAATTCCCCGGTATCCAGCAACCAGGTTTGGCGGGCAGTGGCGTTGCCAGGCGGCTATTACGAGTTCCAGGCAGGTAACGATACTGCTATGGCACTGACCGACAGCGCCGGGGGGACCGGTAACGGCACCCAAATCGTGATCGAACCTTACACGGGGTCCACGGCTCAAAAGTGGAAGGTCACCCCGGTGGGAGGAGGGTATAATACCCTGTCACCGGCCAGTGCGCCTTCTTCGAACCTTGACGTATATGCCCACGACACCGGCAATGGCACCAAGATCGAGATCTGGTCGGCGAATGGAGGGACCAATCAGCAGTTCAGGTTTGTCCTTGAGTAA
- a CDS encoding RICIN domain-containing protein, with protein MKSTIVAGIALLFLASCTKHAQTPLTSSEGMVQTPYGLVPASRVHQVDNHTVAKLMGGRLRLIDINNGQELGDLGVPTAVDRAATDPYAFAQALRGEVTVPLVTTFGTNPAFGTPGPTGRNEQADYTQASLSGIQSLSTNWLVPNYPMDTVNNGTLFWWNALSGGALQPVLQYNEGLGNVYSLANWYFTYGHYFHGPFIRVAPGVQLTGVVTFISNPDDTTWNYKESFTGFPAGDVYITRTSEAVDPAICFESYTKIMSQWPNQPYIQFTNIRVTMRQGPAPDSLHFTGGGDQTVTPSLLNAVIVNSSATNGEVDMYFGDGTGITPDSSFYIVTGLNGTSLLDLYYGWTFPGNKVTLFSPDSPLASNQLWRAVALSGGYYAFLSGSDNTMALTDTASAPGYGAQIVIEPYTGAPTQAWKVKPVGGGYNTLSPAAAPNTVMDVFNSQTNNGNAIQLWWRNGGTNQQFKFVME; from the coding sequence ATGAAATCAACCATCGTTGCAGGCATTGCCCTGCTGTTCCTTGCTTCTTGTACTAAACACGCCCAGACGCCATTGACTTCCAGTGAGGGCATGGTCCAAACCCCCTATGGGCTTGTTCCTGCCTCCCGGGTTCACCAGGTGGACAACCACACCGTCGCTAAATTGATGGGCGGCCGTCTCCGGCTGATCGACATCAATAACGGTCAGGAGTTGGGAGACCTGGGTGTACCCACCGCGGTCGACCGTGCTGCCACCGATCCCTATGCTTTTGCCCAGGCGTTGAGGGGAGAGGTGACGGTTCCCCTGGTCACGACCTTTGGGACCAACCCGGCCTTTGGGACGCCCGGCCCTACCGGGAGGAATGAACAAGCCGATTACACCCAAGCCAGCCTGTCCGGCATCCAATCCCTGTCGACCAACTGGCTGGTGCCCAATTACCCGATGGACACCGTCAACAACGGGACGCTTTTTTGGTGGAACGCGCTGAGTGGGGGGGCCCTGCAACCGGTCCTGCAATACAACGAGGGGCTTGGGAATGTCTATTCCCTTGCCAACTGGTATTTTACCTATGGCCATTACTTTCACGGGCCGTTTATCAGGGTCGCGCCCGGTGTCCAGTTAACGGGTGTCGTTACGTTTATTTCCAACCCCGACGACACAACCTGGAACTATAAGGAGAGCTTTACGGGTTTCCCTGCGGGAGACGTATACATCACGCGGACGAGTGAAGCCGTAGACCCCGCCATTTGCTTCGAGTCCTATACCAAGATCATGTCCCAATGGCCTAATCAGCCGTACATACAATTCACCAATATCCGCGTAACCATGAGGCAGGGGCCCGCTCCCGACAGCCTTCACTTTACCGGGGGCGGAGACCAGACGGTGACGCCTTCCCTGCTTAATGCCGTGATTGTCAATAGCAGCGCTACGAATGGGGAGGTGGACATGTATTTTGGCGACGGTACCGGAATCACCCCTGACTCCAGCTTCTATATCGTGACCGGTCTTAACGGCACCAGCCTGCTCGACCTCTACTACGGCTGGACCTTTCCCGGCAACAAGGTAACCCTCTTCAGCCCCGATTCCCCGTTAGCCAGCAATCAGCTCTGGCGGGCAGTGGCGCTTTCGGGCGGATATTATGCATTCCTGTCAGGGTCCGACAATACCATGGCGCTGACCGACACGGCCAGTGCGCCGGGTTACGGCGCCCAGATCGTGATCGAGCCCTATACGGGAGCCCCCACCCAGGCGTGGAAAGTAAAACCTGTTGGTGGAGGATACAACACCCTGTCGCCGGCTGCCGCACCCAATACTGTTATGGACGTATTTAACAGCCAGACGAATAACGGGAACGCCATCCAGCTCTGGTGGCGGAACGGGGGGACGAACCAGCAGTTTAAATTTGTGATGGAATGA
- the rplK gene encoding 50S ribosomal protein L11 yields the protein MAKEITGFVKLQVKGGQANPAPPVGPALGSKGVNIMEFCKQYNARTQDKIGKVLPVLITVYADKSFDFVIKTPPASVQLLEASKLQSGSKEPNRNKVGKVNWTQVEAIAKDKMSDLNCFTVESAMRMVAGTARSMGITVDGKAPWEN from the coding sequence ATGGCAAAAGAAATCACAGGTTTCGTAAAACTTCAGGTCAAGGGTGGCCAGGCCAACCCCGCTCCTCCCGTAGGTCCTGCACTGGGTTCCAAAGGTGTCAACATCATGGAATTCTGTAAGCAGTACAATGCCAGGACCCAGGACAAGATCGGTAAGGTCCTGCCGGTGTTGATCACCGTCTATGCCGACAAGTCTTTCGACTTCGTCATCAAGACGCCCCCCGCTTCCGTACAATTGCTGGAAGCTTCAAAACTTCAAAGTGGTTCCAAAGAGCCGAACCGGAACAAGGTCGGCAAGGTGAACTGGACCCAGGTGGAAGCCATCGCCAAGGACAAAATGAGCGATCTGAATTGTTTCACGGTAGAGAGTGCTATGCGCATGGTGGCCGGTACGGCCCGCAGCATGGGAATCACCGTGGACGGTAAAGCCCCCTGGGAAAATTAA
- the rplA gene encoding 50S ribosomal protein L1 has product MAITKKRKAAQGKVDQNKLYSLKEASSLVKEVNCTKFDSSVDLHIRLGVDPKKADQAVRGTVTLPHGTGKTKKVLVLCTPDKENDAKAAGADFVGLDEFITKIEGGWTDVDVIIATPSVMPKIGKLGKILGPRNLMPNPKTGTVTNDVSAAVNEVKGGKIAFKVDKAGIIHASIGRVSFGTDKISENSQELINAIVKLKPSTAKGTYLKGLSMASTMSPGIMIDTKSVTN; this is encoded by the coding sequence ATGGCCATCACTAAGAAAAGAAAAGCAGCCCAAGGCAAAGTGGATCAGAACAAACTGTATTCGCTGAAAGAAGCGAGTTCCCTGGTAAAAGAGGTGAACTGCACCAAATTCGACAGCTCTGTTGACCTTCATATCCGCCTGGGTGTCGACCCCAAAAAGGCCGACCAGGCCGTTCGCGGCACGGTAACCCTGCCCCACGGAACGGGCAAGACCAAAAAGGTGCTCGTCCTTTGCACGCCCGACAAGGAAAATGATGCAAAGGCCGCCGGCGCCGACTTCGTTGGTCTGGACGAGTTCATCACCAAGATCGAAGGCGGCTGGACCGACGTCGATGTCATCATCGCCACGCCCTCCGTCATGCCTAAGATCGGTAAGCTCGGTAAGATCCTCGGCCCCCGCAACCTGATGCCCAACCCCAAGACCGGTACGGTGACCAACGACGTCTCCGCCGCCGTGAACGAGGTCAAGGGTGGTAAGATCGCGTTTAAAGTAGACAAGGCTGGTATCATTCATGCCTCTATCGGAAGGGTCTCTTTCGGTACGGACAAGATCTCCGAAAACAGCCAGGAGCTCATCAATGCCATCGTCAAACTGAAACCCTCCACGGCTAAGGGAACTTACCTGAAGGGTCTGTCCATGGCCAGCACGATGAGCCCCGGTATCATGATCGATACCAAATCTGTAACGAATTAA
- the rplJ gene encoding 50S ribosomal protein L10: protein MTKEQKNEVIEVLKGKFAQYNNFYVTDTESLTVEQVSNLRRACFDKKVEMKVAKNTLIKKALESLDSTKYSGVYDSLHKVTALMFSENPKEPALILTSFRNDKNLKKPELKAAFINGDVYTGDENLKSLTKIKTKEELIGEVLGLLQSPAKRVLAALLHHHEKQAAGVEAGAPDAGAAEAPAAE from the coding sequence ATGACAAAAGAGCAAAAGAACGAAGTGATCGAAGTCCTGAAAGGGAAATTCGCTCAATATAATAACTTCTACGTTACGGACACTGAGTCCCTGACCGTAGAGCAGGTCTCCAACCTGCGCCGCGCTTGTTTCGACAAGAAGGTAGAGATGAAGGTTGCCAAAAACACCCTCATCAAAAAGGCCCTGGAATCCCTGGACAGCACCAAGTACAGCGGTGTCTATGACTCCCTGCACAAGGTGACCGCCCTGATGTTCTCCGAGAACCCGAAGGAACCGGCCCTGATCCTGACTTCCTTCCGGAACGACAAGAACCTGAAAAAGCCGGAATTGAAAGCCGCCTTTATCAATGGCGATGTCTACACAGGGGATGAGAACCTGAAGAGCCTGACCAAGATCAAGACCAAGGAAGAGCTCATCGGGGAAGTCCTCGGGTTGCTCCAGTCGCCCGCCAAGCGCGTACTGGCCGCCCTGTTGCATCATCACGAGAAGCAAGCCGCCGGTGTCGAAGCCGGTGCACCCGATGCAGGCGCCGCAGAGGCACCCGCAGCAGAATAA
- the rplL gene encoding 50S ribosomal protein L7/L12 translates to MADVKALAEQLVGLTVKEVQDLADVLKADYGIEPAAAAVVVASGDGGGGAAKAEEKTSFDLILKSGGASKLGVVKIVKEMTGLGLKEAKDLVDGAPKPVKEGISKAEAEELAAKLKEAGADVEIK, encoded by the coding sequence ATGGCAGACGTTAAAGCACTCGCAGAACAACTGGTTGGCCTGACTGTAAAAGAAGTACAGGATCTCGCCGACGTATTGAAAGCCGACTACGGCATCGAACCCGCAGCAGCCGCTGTAGTAGTAGCCTCCGGCGACGGTGGTGGCGGAGCAGCTAAAGCTGAAGAAAAGACCTCCTTCGACCTGATCCTGAAGAGCGGCGGCGCCAGCAAGCTGGGTGTCGTAAAGATTGTAAAGGAAATGACCGGTCTGGGTCTGAAAGAAGCCAAGGACCTGGTAGACGGCGCTCCGAAGCCCGTAAAGGAAGGCATCTCCAAGGCAGAAGCCGAGGAACTCGCCGCCAAGCTGAAGGAAGCTGGTGCCGATGTAGAAATCAAATAA
- a CDS encoding LacI family DNA-binding transcriptional regulator: MKKLSIKDIAQKAGVSTATVSFVLNGKAEEMRISDTLAKKITKLAKQLGYQPNQLARGLRTGKTHTLGLIVENISNHFFGNLAKVIEDEAKKYNYKVLYCSTENNTLKAKELIQMLQDRQVDGYIITPTEGLEGDIEKLIAGKKPVVLVDRYFANLTTNYVLVDNYQAVFDTITRMVGEGYQQIGVVTVDLAMINMEQRMNGYKDALKAAKLPFRKDLVKIIPFDASREKALESVAEFLDGGPKKDAVFFLTNYLGILGLECLKKLKLKVPDQMAFVSFDDHDIFRLHTPSITALAQPVEDIGRTAMQILLEEIKNGLKNDAHHLLKGELVVRESAL; the protein is encoded by the coding sequence ATGAAGAAGTTGTCCATTAAAGACATAGCACAGAAGGCGGGTGTGTCCACTGCAACCGTGTCCTTTGTGCTCAATGGGAAAGCGGAAGAAATGCGGATCAGCGATACGCTGGCCAAAAAGATCACCAAACTGGCCAAGCAACTGGGGTACCAGCCCAACCAGCTGGCCAGGGGCCTCAGGACAGGGAAAACCCACACGCTGGGGCTGATCGTGGAAAATATCTCGAACCATTTCTTTGGAAACCTCGCCAAGGTGATCGAGGACGAGGCTAAAAAGTACAATTATAAGGTACTTTACTGCAGCACCGAGAACAATACCCTAAAGGCCAAGGAGCTGATCCAGATGCTCCAGGACCGCCAGGTGGACGGGTATATCATTACCCCCACCGAGGGGCTGGAGGGGGATATCGAAAAGCTGATCGCGGGGAAAAAACCGGTCGTTTTGGTGGACCGGTATTTTGCCAACCTGACCACCAACTATGTGCTGGTGGACAACTACCAGGCCGTCTTTGACACGATCACCCGGATGGTCGGGGAGGGATACCAGCAAATCGGCGTGGTGACGGTGGATCTGGCCATGATCAACATGGAACAGCGCATGAACGGCTACAAGGACGCCCTCAAGGCCGCCAAGCTGCCCTTCCGCAAGGACCTGGTCAAGATCATCCCGTTTGACGCTTCCCGGGAAAAGGCGCTGGAGTCGGTGGCCGAATTCCTGGACGGGGGGCCGAAGAAGGATGCTGTATTTTTCCTGACTAATTATTTAGGGATCCTGGGACTCGAATGTCTCAAAAAGCTAAAATTAAAGGTGCCGGACCAAATGGCCTTCGTCAGCTTCGACGACCATGACATCTTCCGGCTGCATACCCCGAGCATCACCGCCCTGGCCCAGCCGGTGGAGGATATCGGGCGCACGGCCATGCAAATTCTCCTGGAAGAGATCAAAAACGGGCTCAAAAATGACGCGCACCACCTCCTGAAGGGGGAATTGGTGGTCCGGGAGTCCGCTTTGTAG